A genomic segment from Nitrosopumilus sp. K4 encodes:
- a CDS encoding SDR family oxidoreductase, whose amino-acid sequence MSNAIVLGGSRGIGKAISDALKVIGCEVFAASKSDIDTSNLDSVKIFLENHKQTDILVLNTGGPQAKQFSEISEEEWKTYHNQLFLGFCQILQKIKINQGGYIFLISSNVIKEPNSKLIISSAYRAAFTEVLKILSKEYAKQNISCINIAPGPINTDRTKELVENIEEFKKTLPMKRLGEPEEIGNFVKSIVQNNIKYLSGVTINFDGANSNYIF is encoded by the coding sequence ATGTCTAATGCCATTGTTTTAGGAGGTTCTAGAGGAATTGGAAAAGCGATTTCAGATGCACTAAAAGTAATTGGATGTGAAGTGTTTGCAGCATCTAAAAGTGACATCGATACTTCAAATCTAGATTCTGTAAAGATATTTTTAGAAAATCACAAACAAACGGATATTTTAGTACTAAACACAGGGGGTCCACAAGCAAAACAGTTTTCAGAAATATCTGAAGAGGAGTGGAAAACATATCATAACCAATTATTCCTAGGGTTTTGCCAGATTTTACAAAAAATCAAAATTAATCAAGGCGGATATATTTTTCTCATCAGCTCAAATGTCATTAAAGAACCAAATTCAAAATTGATAATTTCATCAGCTTATCGTGCAGCATTTACAGAGGTATTAAAAATACTAAGCAAAGAATATGCTAAACAAAATATCAGTTGTATCAATATTGCACCGGGTCCTATCAATACAGATAGAACAAAAGAATTGGTTGAAAATATAGAAGAGTTCAAAAAAACTCTTCCAATGAAAAGACTAGGGGAACCAGAAGAAATTGGAAATTTTGTGAAATCAATTGTTCAAAACAATATAAAATATCTATCAGGCGTTACAATAAACTTTGATGGTGCAAACTCTAACTATATTTTTTAA
- a CDS encoding PqqD family peptide modification chaperone — MSTVTAQAVEESLKQCMDPEVPLNIVEMGLIYGIDVADNNDVNIKMTMTTQGCPLHETLVSDATRYVKKVPGVNNVNIDIVWDPPWSMDKMSEEAKMKIKNMSAGMNTPAPINYETALPQGVGKLVQQEDGSMVLANEHDQGFMVNQAIVDFWKSCNGQRKVTELVEMFAKQTGLQRNQVEKEVMQLLQQLRDGGLIAIPNQPDTPNVEFKK; from the coding sequence ATGAGTACCGTTACTGCCCAAGCCGTTGAAGAGTCATTAAAACAATGCATGGATCCTGAAGTTCCATTAAACATTGTAGAAATGGGATTGATTTATGGAATTGATGTTGCAGATAACAATGATGTGAATATCAAAATGACAATGACTACTCAAGGATGTCCTTTACATGAAACCTTGGTTTCTGATGCTACACGTTATGTTAAAAAAGTTCCAGGAGTAAATAATGTCAATATAGACATCGTATGGGATCCTCCCTGGTCAATGGATAAAATGTCTGAAGAGGCAAAAATGAAAATTAAAAACATGAGTGCTGGAATGAATACTCCTGCACCAATCAATTATGAAACTGCTTTACCTCAAGGTGTTGGAAAATTGGTTCAACAAGAAGATGGTTCTATGGTTTTGGCAAACGAACATGATCAAGGATTTATGGTAAATCAGGCAATAGTTGACTTTTGGAAATCATGCAATGGACAACGTAAAGTAACTGAACTTGTTGAGATGTTTGCCAAACAAACTGGTTTGCAAAGAAATCAGGTAGAAAAAGAAGTCATGCAACTCCTTCAGCAATTACGTGACGGAGGATTGATTGCAATCCCTAATCAGCCTGACACGCCAAATGTAGAATTTAAAAAATAA
- the mtnA gene encoding S-methyl-5-thioribose-1-phosphate isomerase → MDNSNKKNYSSLRTVEWKNNKVVMIDQTKLPNELVFVEYDNFNQVADAIKTLVVRGAPAIGVSGAFGLALAVLQSKATTKDELISDLEEAKKILFATRPTAVNLGWGLEKIMNVAKSGNSVEEIRELVISEAKKMADEDIEINKSMGKNGSELFDNNDTIMTHCNAGALATVAYGTALGVIRATRENGKNVKVIATETRPVQQGSRLTVFELKHDGFDVSLIPDTAVGYSMANGLVNKVVVGADRIVKTGHVFNKIGTYQVATMAKQHGIPFYVAAPLSTIDLESKAEDVIIEMRKSSEVTGVGDKKTAPDDINVINPAFDMTPPELISGIITEKGVAKPPYEESIPKLFEAN, encoded by the coding sequence ATGGATAATTCAAATAAAAAAAATTATTCGTCTCTTAGAACTGTTGAGTGGAAAAATAATAAAGTTGTAATGATTGATCAAACCAAATTACCAAATGAGTTGGTTTTTGTAGAATATGATAATTTTAATCAAGTTGCAGATGCAATTAAAACTCTCGTCGTCAGAGGCGCCCCTGCAATTGGTGTTTCAGGGGCATTTGGATTAGCTTTGGCAGTTTTACAAAGTAAAGCAACTACCAAAGATGAATTAATTTCTGATTTAGAGGAAGCAAAAAAAATTCTGTTTGCAACTAGACCTACGGCAGTTAATCTTGGATGGGGTTTAGAGAAAATTATGAATGTTGCAAAATCTGGCAATTCTGTTGAAGAAATTAGGGAATTGGTAATTTCTGAAGCCAAAAAAATGGCCGATGAAGATATTGAGATCAATAAATCAATGGGAAAAAATGGCTCAGAATTATTTGATAATAATGATACAATTATGACTCATTGTAATGCTGGTGCTTTAGCTACTGTTGCATATGGAACAGCATTAGGAGTAATTCGTGCAACAAGAGAAAATGGAAAAAATGTCAAGGTAATAGCTACTGAAACAAGACCTGTTCAACAAGGTTCTAGATTAACTGTATTTGAACTAAAACATGATGGATTTGATGTCAGTCTTATCCCTGATACGGCAGTTGGATATTCTATGGCAAATGGTTTGGTAAACAAGGTTGTTGTTGGAGCTGACAGAATAGTAAAAACTGGACATGTTTTCAATAAAATTGGAACATATCAGGTTGCAACTATGGCAAAACAACACGGTATTCCATTTTATGTTGCAGCACCATTATCTACTATTGATTTAGAAAGTAAGGCTGAAGATGTTATTATTGAAATGAGAAAAAGCAGTGAAGTAACAGGTGTTGGTGATAAGAAAACTGCACCTGATGACATCAATGTGATAAATCCTGCATTTGATATGACTCCTCCTGAACTAATTTCAGGAATAATTACAGAAAAAGGAGTAGCTAAACCACCATACGAAGAATCTATTCCAAAATTATTTGAAGCTAATTAA
- the hisF gene encoding imidazole glycerol phosphate synthase subunit HisF has protein sequence MTLTKRIIPCLDVKNGRVVKGLHFESIKDAGDPVELAEKYSNDGADELVFLDITASDEQRETIKELVRKVASVIDIPFTVGGGVKSLEDARNILLNGADKVGINTGAIKNPKVITELMELFGRQCVVVAIDAKRNYDIKDNVNVFSENGKKFWFEVFIFGGKQGTGLDAIDWAKKAEGLGAGEILLTSIDKDGTKDGYDIQLTRSIVDSVSIPVIASGGCGKPDDMVEVFEKSNVDAALAASIFHYQTHGVNGVKTYLKEKSIPVRL, from the coding sequence GTGACTTTAACGAAACGAATTATTCCGTGTTTAGATGTAAAAAACGGCAGAGTAGTAAAAGGTCTTCACTTTGAATCTATCAAAGATGCTGGTGATCCAGTAGAGTTGGCAGAAAAATATAGCAACGATGGAGCTGATGAGCTAGTTTTTTTGGACATTACAGCATCAGATGAACAAAGAGAAACAATCAAAGAATTAGTCAGAAAAGTTGCATCTGTAATCGATATACCCTTTACTGTAGGAGGTGGAGTAAAATCGCTAGAAGACGCAAGAAACATTCTCTTAAATGGTGCTGACAAAGTCGGCATCAATACTGGAGCCATTAAAAATCCAAAAGTCATCACAGAATTGATGGAATTGTTTGGTCGTCAATGTGTTGTTGTTGCAATTGACGCAAAAAGAAATTATGACATTAAAGACAATGTTAATGTCTTTTCAGAAAATGGAAAAAAATTCTGGTTTGAGGTTTTCATATTTGGTGGAAAACAAGGAACTGGACTTGATGCTATAGATTGGGCAAAAAAAGCTGAAGGTTTAGGTGCTGGTGAAATTTTACTTACTAGCATAGATAAGGATGGAACTAAAGATGGATATGATATTCAACTCACAAGGTCGATTGTAGATTCTGTTTCAATACCTGTAATAGCTTCGGGTGGATGTGGAAAGCCTGATGACATGGTTGAAGTTTTTGAAAAATCTAATGTTGATGCTGCATTGGCTGCTTCAATTTTTCATTATCAAACACATGGAGTAAATGGTGTCAAAACTTATCTTAAAGAAAAATCAATTCCTGTACGCTTATAG
- the hisA gene encoding 1-(5-phosphoribosyl)-5-[(5-phosphoribosylamino)methylideneamino]imidazole-4-carboxamide isomerase, with translation MKVIPAIDLMNGQVVRLYKGDPKQKTVYSDNPIEIAKKWESCGADMLHLVDLDATLGLGSNIAIIKKILEEISIPVEVAGGLRDESLIFDVSKISHRVVIGTLAFKDKTILKKILDSLGPEKIVISVDHKDGEIVIHGWQDGTGIKLIDAIKEFLEMGFTEFLLTNVSRDGTLEGPDLKFLEQACNLKNANVIASGGISNINDVKDVKSKNAFGVILGKALYEEKISIEEAKKIS, from the coding sequence ATGAAAGTAATTCCAGCAATTGACCTTATGAATGGACAGGTAGTTCGATTATACAAGGGAGATCCTAAGCAAAAAACAGTATACAGTGACAATCCTATTGAAATAGCCAAAAAATGGGAATCTTGTGGCGCAGATATGCTGCATTTGGTGGATTTGGATGCTACTCTCGGATTAGGCTCAAACATTGCAATTATTAAAAAAATTCTTGAAGAAATTTCTATTCCTGTTGAAGTTGCGGGCGGGTTACGAGATGAGTCATTGATTTTTGATGTTTCAAAAATTTCTCATCGGGTAGTAATAGGAACTTTAGCTTTTAAAGATAAAACAATTTTAAAAAAAATTCTTGATTCTCTTGGCCCAGAAAAAATCGTTATTTCAGTTGATCACAAAGATGGAGAGATAGTAATTCATGGATGGCAAGATGGAACAGGAATAAAATTAATTGATGCAATTAAAGAATTTCTTGAAATGGGATTTACCGAGTTTTTGTTAACTAATGTGAGTAGAGATGGCACATTAGAAGGCCCTGATTTAAAATTCTTAGAACAAGCTTGCAATTTAAAAAATGCAAATGTGATTGCTAGTGGAGGAATTTCAAACATTAATGATGTAAAAGATGTAAAGTCTAAAAATGCATTTGGTGTAATTTTAGGAAAAGCACTTTATGAAGAAAAAATTTCAATAGAGGAGGCAAAGAAAATATCGTGA
- the hisH gene encoding imidazole glycerol phosphate synthase subunit HisH, producing MVKLAIFDYGAGNIFSLKNSFEKAGAEIDVITNFNKPNDYSGLLLPGVGNFDPAIKSITEESKTGFLDFVKDTTPVLGICLGMEMFFEKSEEGKEEGLGVIDGEVIVLPPSLKVPHMGWNDLEIKKTGKILDGVEDGSWVYFVHSYRAKPDSDDVVTAESDYGIKVPAVVEKNNFFGTQFHPEKSGNVGKIMIDNFLNVCKK from the coding sequence ATGGTAAAACTAGCAATTTTTGATTATGGCGCTGGAAATATTTTCAGCCTTAAAAATTCATTTGAAAAAGCAGGTGCAGAAATAGATGTAATTACAAATTTCAACAAGCCAAATGATTATTCTGGATTATTACTTCCAGGCGTAGGGAATTTTGATCCTGCAATCAAAAGTATTACTGAAGAATCAAAGACTGGATTTCTAGATTTCGTAAAAGATACTACTCCAGTTTTGGGAATTTGCCTAGGAATGGAAATGTTTTTTGAAAAAAGTGAAGAAGGAAAAGAAGAAGGATTAGGTGTGATTGATGGTGAAGTTATAGTATTGCCTCCTTCATTGAAAGTACCTCACATGGGATGGAATGATCTTGAAATCAAAAAGACTGGAAAAATTCTTGATGGGGTTGAAGACGGCTCATGGGTTTACTTTGTTCATTCGTATAGGGCAAAACCTGATTCTGATGATGTAGTTACTGCAGAATCTGACTACGGAATTAAAGTACCAGCTGTTGTTGAAAAGAACAATTTTTTTGGAACTCAATTTCATCCAGAAAAATCTGGAAATGTGGGAAAAATAATGATAGATAACTTCCTTAATGTGTGTAAAAAATGA
- the hisB gene encoding imidazoleglycerol-phosphate dehydratase HisB translates to MKARKSSLNRSTKETDVSVSVNLDGNGKTSIKTGINFLDHLITSFGKHGMMDLKVNAKSNDKIEHHLIEDAAITIGLAIDKALATRKGITRFSYSSVPMDESLAEASIDLVKRPFWKLNLSIKRSKIEDMSKEDLEHFFQSLLQNLNSCIHLTVKYGENDHHKVEAAIKSLAVAFRTAASYDKKQKGIPSTKGSM, encoded by the coding sequence ATGAAAGCAAGAAAAAGTTCCCTTAATCGTAGTACTAAAGAAACGGATGTATCTGTATCTGTAAATTTGGATGGTAATGGAAAAACTAGCATAAAAACTGGCATAAACTTCCTAGATCACCTAATCACATCGTTTGGAAAACATGGGATGATGGATCTTAAAGTTAATGCAAAATCTAATGATAAAATTGAACACCACTTGATTGAAGACGCTGCAATTACAATAGGATTGGCAATTGATAAGGCACTAGCAACAAGAAAGGGAATTACTAGATTTAGCTATTCCTCTGTCCCAATGGATGAATCTTTAGCTGAAGCCTCAATTGATCTTGTGAAGAGACCATTTTGGAAATTAAATCTATCAATTAAGCGAAGTAAAATCGAAGATATGTCCAAAGAAGATTTGGAACACTTTTTCCAATCATTACTACAGAATCTTAATAGCTGTATTCACCTTACTGTAAAGTATGGAGAAAATGATCATCATAAAGTAGAGGCTGCAATAAAATCCCTAGCTGTAGCATTTAGAACAGCAGCTTCATATGACAAAAAACAAAAAGGAATTCCAAGTACAAAGGGTTCGATGTAA
- a CDS encoding HAD-IA family hydrolase → MTLTKKSDGLYVDDSINEMLIKSDGIVFDCDGVLIDITKSYDLTINETTQYVLENFAGISNGIEIDSEIIEGFKATGGFNDEVDVTYGAIISIFAAKKLRKNQHDFIFDVINNADSTGIVSAEKYIENLVDISNIKEKLSYPGTHHQNPLYKIFDQMFYGPELYLKLFKNTSQFSKPGFIENDVVILNESLIQKLKQKFSSKISIVTGRGKESVKFSLQNLLDEFDLKNSAFLEDEPREMAKPNPKSLLHSIIGMNCKNTIYVGDSMEDLIMAKKATASGHNTLFCGIVGTSKEPMKKLELFEKNGAKLVLESIELLPKVLNLE, encoded by the coding sequence ATGACTCTTACAAAGAAATCTGATGGGCTCTATGTAGATGATTCTATTAATGAGATGCTGATTAAAAGCGATGGAATTGTTTTTGACTGCGATGGTGTACTGATTGACATTACAAAGTCATATGATCTTACGATCAATGAAACTACTCAATATGTCTTGGAAAATTTTGCAGGAATTTCAAATGGAATAGAGATTGATTCAGAAATTATTGAGGGATTCAAGGCAACAGGTGGATTTAACGATGAAGTTGATGTTACATACGGTGCAATAATTTCAATTTTTGCTGCAAAAAAACTCAGAAAAAACCAACATGATTTTATTTTTGATGTAATTAATAATGCAGACTCTACTGGCATAGTTTCAGCTGAAAAGTATATTGAGAATTTAGTTGATATTAGTAACATTAAAGAAAAATTATCATATCCTGGAACACACCATCAAAATCCGTTATACAAAATATTTGATCAAATGTTTTATGGTCCCGAACTTTATCTTAAACTATTCAAAAACACCTCGCAATTTTCTAAACCTGGATTCATCGAAAACGATGTAGTGATTTTAAATGAATCTCTGATTCAAAAATTAAAACAAAAATTTTCATCAAAAATTTCCATAGTAACTGGAAGGGGAAAAGAATCAGTAAAATTTTCTCTACAGAATCTTTTGGATGAATTTGATCTGAAGAACTCTGCATTTTTAGAAGACGAACCTAGGGAGATGGCCAAACCCAACCCAAAATCCTTATTGCACTCAATCATAGGTATGAACTGCAAAAATACTATCTACGTTGGTGATTCTATGGAAGATCTTATAATGGCAAAAAAAGCAACTGCGTCTGGACATAATACCCTCTTCTGTGGAATTGTGGGTACAAGCAAAGAACCTATGAAAAAACTGGAGTTATTTGAAAAAAATGGTGCTAAACTTGTTCTCGAATCCATCGAACTTCTTCCGAAGGTATTAAATTTAGAATAA
- the hisC gene encoding histidinol-phosphate transaminase — protein sequence MKKNWVDDKVKKFISLGGYKKPELYEDVLKLDSNENYVISKQFQSDVISNARKTSDVREYPLGGVERLIQMISKFVKVPASMIGVGNGSDQILDLILSNFASKQTKVLTSNPTFGFFEERCKLYSIPVIAIPFSDDMTLDINEFSKQSKNADILYLDSPNNPTGFQFPKSDLQKLVKSFNGLIIIDEAYGEFSDYTLSNMVKSQNNLIVVQTLSKSFGLAGLRLGYFIANKDFTAAFNQVLQYPYPLSTITIESGIFALDKSEQMKNATTTIKNERKRIIENLQKYDAFKVFDSKANFVLFDAHGSYQRVYNALIEQGISIRKLGKIGNHEGCLRVTVGTKEMNSKFLLAIRDLLG from the coding sequence ATGAAAAAGAACTGGGTAGATGACAAAGTAAAAAAATTCATCTCACTTGGAGGCTACAAAAAGCCTGAACTTTATGAAGATGTTTTGAAACTAGATTCCAATGAAAACTATGTTATTTCAAAACAATTCCAGTCCGATGTCATCTCTAATGCACGAAAAACTTCAGATGTCAGAGAATATCCCCTTGGAGGTGTTGAGAGATTAATTCAGATGATCTCAAAATTCGTAAAAGTACCTGCATCGATGATTGGTGTTGGTAATGGTTCTGATCAAATCCTTGATCTGATATTATCTAATTTTGCATCAAAACAAACCAAAGTATTGACATCAAATCCTACATTTGGATTCTTTGAGGAAAGGTGTAAACTTTACTCTATTCCGGTAATTGCAATTCCGTTTTCTGACGATATGACACTTGACATTAATGAATTTTCAAAACAATCAAAGAATGCCGATATTTTGTATTTGGATTCACCAAACAATCCTACAGGATTCCAATTCCCTAAAAGTGACTTGCAAAAACTTGTGAAATCATTTAATGGACTAATAATAATTGATGAGGCATATGGTGAATTTAGCGATTATACGTTATCCAACATGGTAAAGTCTCAAAATAACTTGATAGTAGTTCAGACACTCTCAAAGTCTTTTGGTCTTGCAGGTCTTAGACTTGGCTATTTTATTGCAAACAAGGACTTTACTGCAGCATTTAATCAGGTATTGCAATACCCTTATCCATTAAGTACAATTACCATAGAGTCTGGAATCTTTGCTTTGGACAAATCAGAGCAGATGAAAAATGCGACAACTACAATCAAAAATGAAAGAAAGCGGATAATTGAAAATCTTCAGAAATATGATGCTTTTAAGGTATTTGACTCTAAGGCTAATTTTGTACTATTTGATGCTCATGGTTCATACCAACGGGTATACAACGCACTAATAGAACAGGGAATATCTATTCGAAAACTGGGAAAAATTGGAAATCATGAAGGCTGCCTAAGAGTTACTGTTGGAACAAAAGAGATGAATTCAAAATTTCTACTTGCTATCCGTGATCTGCTAGGATGA
- the hisD gene encoding histidinol dehydrogenase, with amino-acid sequence MKIIRVPNSANFVSKVIQKQPQKNKKIVESILKDIQKNGDAAIRKYEKKFNNTNIENLRLSKSEIKSAYAKVSKEELQAIKLAKSRLQKTESKIKSLLKNQTLQIDGIKISKKFQPIQSTGCYIPGGLAKYPSTVVMSVIPAKVAGVNRIVVVSPPRTDGNIDPLTIVTSDICGATEIYKTGGVQAIGALSFGTKSIPKVDKIVGPGGTFVTLAKSMINEQTSIDMLAGPTELGIIADSSANPRYVALDLISQSEHSKDTFCYLITNSEKLAKSVNCIISDLIPKIKRSEFVRPSLKQNGFIAICRNKSDMIKIANDMAPEHLQIMTRDSQKIASKITSAGLVLVGNDSPSSASDYLLGSNHILPTNGFGKIRGSLSVLDFIKTITNISTTKLSLKKISKHLQVFTDAEGLPNHYEAVRGRLE; translated from the coding sequence ATGAAAATAATCCGTGTACCTAATTCTGCAAACTTTGTATCAAAAGTCATCCAAAAACAGCCTCAAAAAAACAAGAAAATAGTAGAATCTATTCTAAAAGACATTCAAAAGAATGGTGATGCGGCAATTAGGAAATATGAAAAAAAATTCAATAATACAAATATTGAAAATCTAAGACTTTCAAAAAGCGAAATCAAATCTGCTTATGCTAAAGTAAGTAAAGAAGAACTTCAAGCAATAAAACTTGCAAAAAGCCGTTTACAAAAAACAGAATCTAAAATCAAATCACTCCTAAAAAATCAGACACTTCAAATAGATGGAATAAAAATATCTAAAAAATTCCAACCAATTCAAAGTACTGGTTGCTACATTCCGGGCGGCCTGGCAAAATATCCTAGTACCGTTGTAATGTCTGTAATTCCGGCAAAAGTAGCTGGTGTAAACAGAATCGTAGTTGTTTCTCCTCCTAGAACTGATGGGAATATTGATCCACTTACTATTGTGACATCTGATATTTGTGGTGCAACTGAAATTTACAAGACAGGCGGAGTTCAAGCAATAGGCGCACTGTCATTTGGAACAAAATCAATTCCAAAAGTAGACAAGATTGTAGGACCTGGAGGTACATTTGTTACTCTTGCAAAATCTATGATAAACGAACAAACATCGATTGATATGCTTGCAGGTCCAACAGAGCTTGGAATCATTGCAGATAGTTCTGCAAACCCAAGATACGTTGCACTGGATCTTATCTCCCAATCTGAACACAGCAAAGATACATTTTGCTATTTGATTACAAATTCTGAAAAACTAGCAAAATCTGTCAATTGTATCATCTCTGATTTAATTCCAAAAATAAAACGAAGTGAATTTGTAAGACCTAGTCTAAAACAAAATGGGTTTATTGCAATTTGTAGAAACAAATCAGACATGATAAAAATTGCAAATGATATGGCCCCTGAACACCTCCAAATAATGACTAGAGATTCCCAAAAAATTGCATCAAAAATTACTTCTGCAGGACTGGTGCTTGTAGGAAATGACTCTCCTTCGTCTGCTAGCGATTATCTTCTAGGCTCAAATCACATACTTCCTACAAATGGATTTGGAAAAATTAGAGGTTCTCTGTCTGTACTTGACTTTATTAAAACAATTACCAATATTAGCACAACAAAACTGTCACTGAAAAAAATATCAAAACACCTTCAAGTCTTTACAGATGCAGAAGGATTACCAAATCACTATGAGGCCGTTAGAGGTAGGTTAGAATGA
- the hisG gene encoding ATP phosphoribosyltransferase: protein MSQVRFAIPKGSLEEATFKLLEKSWTKVNRKSRTYRVYLDDPKIIVKMLRPQEIPTLVSEGLYDVGITGKDWVGETKADVEPILDLEYGKIRLVIAFPDNYKYKDLDSMIADYAKKKKIMRISSEYLTTAARFLKQCKSYKKYFGNKEPLIVTPWVRLGTNKNVQIHLSFGATEAKPPEDVDAIMDVTETGTTLKQNKLKIVDEVLTSTAHLIVNKKSLKDSKKREKIFDIVTLMRGAVHGRKHLHIYLNVEEKNLKKLLSQMPSLKKPTISPLSEDGWYGVNTVIRKEEFHKLIPKLRKIAQGLVVHEPRQILELEEIKRDEEN, encoded by the coding sequence ATGTCTCAGGTTCGCTTTGCAATTCCTAAAGGTAGTCTGGAAGAAGCTACATTCAAACTCCTAGAAAAATCTTGGACAAAAGTCAATAGAAAAAGTCGAACTTATCGTGTTTATCTTGATGATCCAAAAATTATTGTTAAAATGCTTAGACCTCAAGAAATTCCCACTCTTGTTTCTGAAGGACTTTATGATGTAGGTATTACTGGTAAAGATTGGGTGGGAGAAACAAAAGCAGATGTTGAACCTATTTTAGATTTAGAATATGGAAAAATTCGACTTGTAATTGCATTTCCTGATAACTACAAATACAAGGATCTCGATTCGATGATCGCTGATTATGCAAAGAAGAAAAAAATAATGAGAATTTCTTCTGAATATCTAACAACTGCTGCAAGATTTCTTAAACAATGCAAATCATACAAAAAATATTTTGGAAATAAAGAACCTCTCATTGTAACTCCTTGGGTTAGATTGGGTACTAACAAAAATGTGCAAATTCACTTATCTTTTGGTGCAACAGAAGCAAAACCTCCAGAAGATGTTGATGCAATTATGGATGTAACTGAAACTGGAACAACTTTGAAACAAAATAAATTAAAAATTGTTGATGAAGTTTTAACTTCAACTGCACATCTTATTGTAAATAAAAAATCACTTAAGGATTCCAAGAAACGTGAAAAAATTTTTGATATTGTTACACTAATGCGTGGTGCAGTTCATGGAAGAAAACATCTACACATTTATCTTAACGTTGAAGAAAAAAATCTCAAAAAACTGCTATCTCAAATGCCATCTTTGAAAAAACCTACCATTAGCCCACTAAGTGAAGATGGTTGGTATGGCGTAAATACCGTAATACGAAAAGAAGAATTCCACAAATTAATCCCTAAACTTAGGAAGATCGCTCAAGGATTAGTTGTTCATGAACCACGACAGATTCTGGAGCTTGAGGAGATTAAACGTGATGAAGAAAATTGA